The Glycine soja cultivar W05 chromosome 9, ASM419377v2, whole genome shotgun sequence sequence ACAtcaaaatctcttttttttttttcgcccCCATTTTCAcactttcattttaatcttaGATGTTGTTGTTCTGTTTAGTTTTTGGCTCAAAGATCTGATTTTTTTGCTCTTTTTTATGCTAAAATGGATCTTAGATCAAAACCCAGAAGCTGAAATCTTTGGGGTATGAGGTTTTGCTTGTGTGCATTTATGGGATTTGTGTAATTTATCCCCTTTTCTGGTTTGACTTTATTTGAGCTGAAACAAAGGTGAGTTTTTAGGTCAGACAattacattttgttttttttttttctttttctattttgcaTATTAATTGCTGTGTTTTGAATTGTGTTGGTTTGTTAGGAGAATGCAATGGAGTTGGATCATTTGTGAGGATATTTAACATAGTGTACATTCACTACATTGTGTTCCTGTAATTATTTTCATCAGTTGGTGTTGTGATGGATGGTGATAATGGTCTTAACATACGTAATTGGGGTTACTATGAACCCGCCACGTCGTTCAAGAGCCACCTGGGGCTGCAACTGATGTCATCCATGCCGGAAAAACCTCTAATTGGAGGGCGCAATGCTGCGGTTTTAGCAGGCACTAATGGAGCATTTCACCATAGGGACATTGGTGGTATGCCCCAAGCTACATACCCTATGGAATACATGAGGGATGCATGGATTAGTCAGAGAGacaaatatatgaatatgataccTACAAATCATAACTATGGTGGTATTCCGGAGACATCTTCAGCacatcaaattcaaatgattCAAGCTCCGGAATTGCCAAAGGAAGAAAAGCCAGTGGAAGAAGCACCTGTCGTCGAGAAGGCAAACGGAACTCGTAAGAAAAGACAGGGGCCCAAGGTTCCCAAATCTCCCAGGGCTAAGAAGCCAAAGAGGGGGCCTCGTGCACCAAAGGATGAGAATGCTCCCTCAGTTCAACGTGCAAGGGTTCCAAAGAAAACTACTGAAATTGTAATAAACGGAATTGATATGGATATTTCTAGTATTCCGATTCCTGTTTGTTCATGCACTGGAGTGCACCAACAGTGTTATAAATGGGGCTCTGGCGGTTGGCAGTCTGCATGTTGCACGACAGGGATGTCAGTGTATCCTTTGCCTATGAGTACCAAGCGGCGTGGTGCTAGGATAGCTGGAAGGAAAATGAGTATAGGAGCATTTAAGAAAGTGTTAGAGAAACTTGCAGCTGAGGGTTATAACTTTTCTAATCCGATTGATTTGAGGACTTATTGGGCAAAACATGGCACCAACAAGTTTGTCACCATTAGGTAGGTCTATTCTATTGTCAACTGGCTTCATGTTCCTTTCTGCCTGTTTgtcatgtatatatttatttgtgtatttggCCTGAGACTGAGGCTTCTTAGATGGTTTGTAGTACAACAATTTTCAAAGTCACAAGACATTTCCTGTTCTCCTCTAACTCTTCCTATGTTGTTATCTTCACTTCTTTGGATTTAGTACTTGGGAATTCAATCATTTGGTTAATTGGTTGGTTCTGATAGGGAACTAGCGGATggcattttgttttattaatatttagaaGTAAAATTTTATCCATTCATGAAACTACTGGTGTTTGAACATTACATCGATTTCCTTTTTACTTCCAACTAAATATGAGTGCTGTTGTTTAGCATTATACTCCATTCTCTTCTCTGTTGTGTAATTAAGATATGCCTATTTTAATGACCTGTGAAGGCTGGGTTGTACTTGGAAACACCACCCACATGCACACACACCATTAGTTGCAATGTGTTTCTAGATGGTCTGATTGCATGAATGATTCATCTTGTCTTTGAAGAAATTGACAGGTTTGAATTGGTAAAAGCAATATTTAGTgttctttcaaaatattttcccCTTATActgtttttctttctataatGAATAACACTACTCTGCTTCCGAGCATTGTTAGTTCAGCGATTTAATTGCTGAATCATTTAGCAGTTCAGTTTTTAGAGAAGCAGGTTTATCGAACATCGAGTGAAGGTAAGATGGTTGTGAATTGTCATTGTGGTAGAACTTTTTATGCATCCCtgataattgaataaaaatgaaaattgagtGAAGGTAAGATGGTTGTGAATTGTCATTGTGGTAGAATTTTTTATGCATCCCtgattattgaataaaaatgaaaaattaagaaaatcatgGCTTGTATTAGCAAGTTAAAAGCATTTTTATGCATGCTTTATGCTCTTTGACAAGTTGTTAGAATAGTGGAGTCGGTTCCAACTaagtatgaaaaaaattgtgGCCTGTTACTGTTACATGAAAATAGTAATATTATGAGTCTAATCTATGAATGTGAAATTTGATGTTAGAGGTACATGGTCTCACTTTTGGTTGTCAAtaaacctgaaaaaaaaaaaagagaaattgtaGGTTGACATGTTCCTCAAATAGGAAGATGAGAAAGAATGTAGTAGGGCAAGTAAAAGGCTGGGTTGAAAGGGAATGAAATGATGCAGCATAGAGTAGACAAGTGAGGAATGTAACAATCTCTATGTAGACTCTTGCCAGAGTTGTATGTTGCTGTGCATAGGCATTTATGGTATTGACATGTTCCACATTACTAGTTGGTGATTGTTAATAATGGTTGTCATATGTTTCCTTTGCTAGTTTATAGTAGCATATAAAGTTGAGATAATGTGCACTTCTGAGAAGTAAAATAACATCTTGTAAACACTCAACATCTTATAGCAACAGTTTGAAATCTTATCACTCACccgacttttttgtttttttgttttaaaaatatctttgacagaaatatatttctgttgtgttaattctttaaaaaaaaaattaacaatgagGAAATGCtgttacattttttatacaACATAAAGTATGCAACTAACAGATGAGAGTCTTTGCTATTGTAAGGGTGTGTGGTCAAGTGCAGGATGTTAAAGTAGTAGAAGATACTGTTTTGTTCAACTTTGGGAAGACTAGCATGAAAATTAAAACCTTGAATAATAGTACccaaattttcataaattaagtCTGATAAATGTAAACCAAGTTTACCTAAAACTCCATTGTTCCAGGTTTTGATTTGTGCTATACCTGAAACGAGGGATGGTAAAATACAAGACTTGGTGCCCATTAGGTTTAACAACAAACttttaatttctcatatttaattatacttaATCATCCAAATTTTGTGGTTTATATACTATTTAACCTAAAATTTATGGTTAAGACTTAATTTCTCGtttatatgtattaaaaaaattaatggttaaaattaatttgagtaCATATTTAGTTATACTTTTTTTAGAAGACATACTTAGTTATacttaatgattaaaaattgattcttttttaaatatttgttttgttttgccaAAGATCTTTTGACAAATTGTTaacataaattttctttttaacaaaatcttttttTGTGTAAAAGCACTGAAGATATTCATCGTTCTCTTTGTTTTATAAAGGTTAAATCAGGACCATAAATTGTTTAGAACAAGGGCAAGATATATATAGCTTGAGATGTGTCACGAGTAATGCCTTCCTTTAAGAATTTATTTGTCTTCGATGAATTTAATATTGCAAAAATCCTTTAGAATTTAGCAGGTTTTTAAAAGGAATGGTCCCAAGTAGAAtggaaagaggaagaaaaacatAACCGAAAGAGGAAAATAATAATGCTCAGATGTGAGTCAGTGAGTGTGATattccaaaataatttaaactttaCTGATAAGGTATGTGCATCGTGTGTATACTGTATAGGAAGGAATGCAAATCTACTGATTTGAACTAAAATTTAAGTTATTGACCAAAAAGAAAAGTATCACTAAAATTAACGttttccaaaaaagaaaagaattaacAACATACACTTTGGTCCAATTTCATACATGTAAGTTCAagaataaataatgttgttttaattttttttacactgttATCGatttttttaggataaaatgatctaattataaatcatcATATCTGTTTATACTAGTAGTGTCTTTTTTTACTAAGTTGAATCCTATGACCATTTTGTACTGAAAAATATCTTCtgacaaatgttttttttttctggggtCCACTCTGCAAAACTTATTTACAACTCTTTAGCACACAAGTTGACTAATAAACTCCTCCCCTAAGCAACATGCCAACGTGGGACTTTAAGACTTTTAAAATGCactcaaaacaaatttgggtagCTTGCTTAAAATGTAACTATCAGTCATCAAAATAAATACAGGAGTTGAAATTTGTAACGTTGAATATGGTACCACTGGCTGGTTTGGATCATGAGTCCAGTAAGGCCCACGCACAAAAGGCCCAACCGTCGTTAATTTTGAACCTCTAAGTTTTCTACAAGTTTCAacacaaaaggaaaaagaatataaaattttccATACCTAAGTCATGCCCAAATTTCCAAACTAGTTTAGATTTTAATGTGGTAGTCAAATATTGGAATGTAGgtcaaaaaacaaaagttaactttcggaattaattttaaaacgaATTTATAAGACAACAACAATCGTGAGCCATAGATTCCATTTATGTCGCTGAATTTTGTAAAGTTATGTTTTATGTCACTGTCTCATTTAACTCAtatttactaatattaaaacCGCTTTTCATACAACAAAATATCAACAAACATACTCTATGCTATCCTATAAAACACACCAAATTAACACGGCATTAtaggtttttattttgtttttatcattaTACGGCATTATAGGTTGAGCTATCATTTCACTGAACGTGCAAAATAAATGATTTCTTTGAACTTCGCACATTTTCATATTAAAGTATATTGATAtgggattttcagtttaatcgttttaaaatattaactaacataaaaactaaaatacaataaaattggGGTCAAGCATAAATATTGGcttaataaaatgaaacaaataaattaaactcaaacatgtcacatgtttatttatttaaaattctctCCTCTGATAAATTTGTAGGGATTGATTTAATGAGAAACAGCTGTTTGGtatataaataagtaaaaaaagaaatatctatatctatatctatatctatatatatatatatatatatatatataattttatttgatttatgcATTTGATAATCcaataaatgaaagaaataaattttggtCTTTCAAAACATCTTTTCAGTTTGaatattcataataataataataattaatgactAATAACTTCTTTTATAGTTTGTAAAAGTGTTTAAATTATCGATTTACGTTATCCTAttccttcctttccttcttaaattatttatcttgtaAAATAAGGATTTCTTATTGTGcgtccaaaaaaatgaaataatatttttattgtaaaaatatttatgatatcaAAACAATtgtcttttaaataattttaaatatttactaagatgtattaattatttcctactatatatatatattaatttaatttatgtgttTAATTGTCCATTaatgaaggaaataaatttTGATCTGTCAACTTCTTTTCACTTTGAACattcattataaaaattaatgaataataaGTTCATTTATCTATActtattaacaataaaaaaatacctccaTTTGTTATATACATTTTACTACACCATTTTActctttgttaatttttaaatttttattgcttCTCTCTTAATAATTATCCATTATTACTCTCatgttgttaatattttttttttagttaaaataggTAAAGAGACCCAAAATGTCTCTCCACTAGTAGTTTATAAAAGTATTTGAAATAatgatttacattattattttcatcttcaGTTATTTAGCTTTTAAAGTGAACATTTCCTAAATAAATAGAGAAATAgtgtatcttttttttctttaggcaGAAATAGTGTATTTCGAGTGTGGTGTGTAccaagaaaattcaaacaattgtgatctttgcaatttgcatatttttatttaaataaaatattaaaaaaataattaataacattaatatttttaaggattaaatgttttgaaagcctatgataaatgataaaatttcattttaaatgttTGACATTAATTAAGTAATACATGTTAtcttataaattagttttttaaacatCAGTAATAATGTCACATTATCACATAATTAATAACAACActcaaaataacatttttaatgtattaaaaattaaaaatattaagaatctaaaataaaatttgttcagtgaaattaaatatgtttaagttttttttaagacaaaaatattagtattagaatctcataaatgttttttattttaattttaattttttaagattaagaTTAGATATTAAGATAGCGTGCAGACCTCTCTGTTTCCCCTTTTGCTCTCTTCATTTTCCATTCGTAGACGCCAAGAACCCTAACAGGTACTGCCCTTCTCGCTCTGCTCAAACATTCTCTTACCCTCTTAGTTTTTTCTTCGATAGTTGAAATGGGTTTTCATCAAAATcctttttttcctctctctttttctcatttCCCCACTTTCATTTTGACCTTAGATTTTAATGATCTGTTTGGTTTTTTTACATAAAGATATGATTTTTTCCCACTTTTTTCATGGTAAAATGGATCTTAGATCAAAACTCAGAAGCTGAAGCCTTTGGGGCATGAGGTTTTGCATGTCTACATTTATGGGATTTGTGTAATTTACCCCCTTTTCTGGTTTGACTTTATCTGAGCTGAAACAAAGGTATAGGTCAGAAAATTGCATTctgtttgttttagttttttttgttctatttttggTATTAAACTTTGTATGATTTGAATTGTGTTGGTTTGTTAGGAGAATGCAATGGACCTGGATAATTTATGAGGATATTTAACATAGTGTACATTGTGCTCCTGTAATTATTTTCATCAGTTGGTGTTGTGATGGATGGTGATAATGGCCTTAACATACGTAATTGGGGTTACTATGAACCCGCCACGTCGTTTAAGAGCCACCTGGGGCTGCAACTGATGTCATCCATGCCGGAAAAACCTCTAATTGGAGGGCGCAATGCTGCAGTTTTAGCTGGTACTAATGGGGCATTTCACCATAGGGACATTGGTGGTATGCCCCAAGCTACATACCCTATGGAATACATGAGGGATGCGTGGATTAGTCAGAGAGacaaatatatgaatatgataccTACAAACCATAATTATGGTGGTATTCCGGAGACATCTTCAGCacatcaaattcaaatgattCAAGCACCAGAATTGCCAAAGGAAGAAAAGCCAGTGGAAGAAGCACCTGTCATCGAGAAGGAAAATGGAACTCGGAAGAAAAGACAGAGTTCCAAGGTTCCCAAATCTCCCAAGGCTAAGAAGCCAAAGAGGGGGCCTCGTGCGCCAAAGGATGAGAGTGCTCCTGCAGTTCAACGTGCAAGGATTCCGAAGAAAACTACTGAAATTGTAATAAATGGGATTGATATGGATATTTCTAGCATTCCGATTCCGGTTTGTTCTTGCACCGGGGCACCTCAACAGTGTTATAAATGGGGATCTGGTGGTTGGCAGTCTGCATGTTGCACTACAGGCATGTCGGTATATCCTTTGCCTATGAGTACGAAGCGACGTGGTGCTAGGATAGCTGGAAGGAAAATGAGTATAGGAGCATTTAAGAAAGTGTTAGAGAAACTCGCAGCCGAGGGTTATAACTTTTCTAATCCGATTGATTTGAGGACTTATTGGGCAAAACATGGCACCAACAAGTTTGTCACTATCAGGTAGATCTCCTCTATGGTCATCTGGCCTGTTATGTCTTTTAGCCTTTTTGTGATGTATATACATGTGTATTTGGCCAGAGACAGACTTCTTAGCTGGTTTGTAGTACAACAATTTTCAAAGTCATTAGACATCTTGTTTTCTCTTCTAACTCTTTAGTATCTTTACTTTGTTGGATTTAGTACATGGAAATTCATCTTTTGGTTGGTTGGTTCAGATTGGgatgttttattaatatttagaaGGAGAATTTTATTGGTTCAAAAACCTACTGGTGATTGAACATTTTTTCCAGCTCTTTTTTACTTACAACTAaatgtttttcttcaatttttcagtGTGATACCAAGCTGTCTGTTGtgtaaaaacattattaaaatatgCTTTTTGATCATGACCTGTGAAAGCTGGGTTGGAATGGAAAACACTACACAATGCATTAAAATAGTAATGTGTTTCTAGATGGTCCGATCGAATGGATGTTTCATCTTGTTTAAAAAGCGGTGAAAACAGTATGTAATGTTTTATCcagaatatttttctttactgCATTTCTGTCAAAAGTGAATAAAAGTACTTGCATCCTAGCATTgctattttgaatgatttgtgCTAAGGCCATTGTAGAACCATACCATTGTGGGGCTCAAGTCTCATACCTTGCAATTGGACCCTAACAAtttgattaccaaatcattttaaattcctgTTCAGTTTTTAGAGAAACACAGGTTTGTTGAACTCTGTAGGTAAGATGGTTGTAATAGTGgcggaatttttatttttatgcaagTCTGGTTATGGAAAAGATATTGAATCAAAACATGGCTTTTAtgtttcaaatttgaattgttaTTAAGTTCATGCTTTATGCCCATTTAAAAGTTCCTTTAGTCATAGAATAGAAAAGAATAGTAAAATTAGTGGCCACTAGAAGTCTAAATAAAACTATTGTCTGTTACTTAAACTAGTATTTGTTATAATACTAATTTATATAATGTAAAATTGATGATAGAGGTACATGGTCTCACTTTTAGTTTATTAGTAAACcagaaaaaatgagaaattgctGGTTGTCATGGTTTATCAAATAGGAAGGGCTGGGTTAAAGGGGAATGAAAAGTTGCAGCATATAGTAGATTGGTGAGGGATGTGTGACTTTCTGTTTGTCGACTGTTACATTGGTAATATGTTGCTTGCATAGTTTCTGGCATTCAATGTTGGGCATGTTCAAATTTTACCACTTGAACCTGACAATTTGTTATGTACTTTTTTAGTCCTTGACTGGGAATTCTCACTAGCAAAGCTGTGAGTTTAATCCTTAAGCCAGGGGTGGTGGTTAGGTCATAAGTGCCTTCCCTGTAGAGGTGACTCTAGGATTCGAACCCTTGACAGTGCCGTAAAGTTTGCCTGGATTATAATCCACTTCTACTGTGACTAACCACTCTTGGATGATGATTGTGGTATATGCTAATCTCATTTGTTTCCTTTgctaatttataataaactatCTGTACGTTGAAAATTGAGATGATATGCATTTCTGACGAGTAACTCAAACTTCTTGTTCAGCTGTTTAATTACAGatagtttattataaatttgaagaCATATTATAAGGTATATTTTTCCACAAGATTTCAATTGTATCGTATCATCTGCTGTATAAACTGAAGGTCTagttttaattctctttttttctttgggtAAAACAAAGAGAAGCTGAACTGAGTCCCCCAAAAGGGACTGGTTTTATTTCTTggtaaattgatttaaattgttttttttaaatggaaaaTAAGTCTTTTGCTTTTTGCTCCCTTTCTGAATATTATTTGAGAAAAGAGTGGATAGATTGTTATTTTTGCTGAGAAAAGCCACAAGTTCTGTATTACCATGAGGTTATGTTTAGATTAATGAAATTGGAAAGGAATGGAATGATATTTGATCTCATTGTTTGGATTGTTTGAAATCAAACTATATGTGatgcatttctttctttttcttccttggtCCAATTTTGGAGGTACATATGGAatcacttttgttttctttctttttttctatggcatcataaaaatattcaaacaatagAAGATTAACTTTGTTCCATACCATTCTACTTCATTTTGTTCTATCTTATCCCATTCCATTCCACTTATCATTATCCAAACATACCCTTGGGAAAATTGATTGTCTAAATTGGTGTAGTATGTGAATATATACATACAAATTTTCAGGTTAATGACTTTGCTTTTAGCAGTTTGATAGTTGAAGGTTGAAACTTGAACGTGAGAGGGAGGAAAAGGTGGTGGGATAGCTGCGTGATTTGGGGTTGTAAAGAAACTGGAAATGGGGAAGCTTTTGGTTTTTTGGCCTTCTAGAGGCTGTGAAGTGTGAACATAAATGTGGATGTTGTAAGATTTATAGGAGTAGGCTAGGACATTTAATTGCATAAAGCCAGTGATGAATAGAAGATGCTGTCTTGTTGAACTTGGGGAGTAGCATCTAAAACTAAAGCTTACCTAAAAATCTTGAATTTTTATGAAGTCAACTATGATAAAATCCAAAGTTTACCAGCTAAAGAGCCATTGTTCCTGATTTTAATCAACGTGGCCCCTGACGATGATGGTTAGTAAAAGACTTAAGCCCTAGGCTAAACAAGTTTAGGATAGTGTTGTTTCTGCAccaaaaatgtttaattaacttTGCACTTAGTTTAAGGGGGAAATAGGAGATAGAGTGTAGGAATATGtatcttttaatgtttttggtttcataactaaaaaagaaagaggatcTAAAAAGGTGTGACAAAATGAGAGAAATTATCCACAAGCTTGATTGATACTTTGTTATGAAAAAGACCCATGGGTTGTAAAAGCTTTCAATAAATTGCAATTCacaatattaatttgtaatttatgcATATTAAGTAtgcctttttttaatatatttttttttcaaaatctcttACAGGAACTTACTATAAAGAGTATGTTTTCTTCTTCATAAAAACAGTAATATAAACCCATGaggttgataa is a genomic window containing:
- the LOC114368732 gene encoding protein BASIC PENTACYSTEINE2-like, translated to MDGDNGLNIRNWGYYEPATSFKSHLGLQLMSSMPEKPLIGGRNAAVLAGTNGAFHHRDIGGMPQATYPMEYMRDAWISQRDKYMNMIPTNHNYGGIPETSSAHQIQMIQAPELPKEEKPVEEAPVVEKANGTRKKRQGPKVPKSPRAKKPKRGPRAPKDENAPSVQRARVPKKTTEIVINGIDMDISSIPIPVCSCTGVHQQCYKWGSGGWQSACCTTGMSVYPLPMSTKRRGARIAGRKMSIGAFKKVLEKLAAEGYNFSNPIDLRTYWAKHGTNKFVTIR
- the LOC114368733 gene encoding protein BASIC PENTACYSTEINE2-like — protein: MDGDNGLNIRNWGYYEPATSFKSHLGLQLMSSMPEKPLIGGRNAAVLAGTNGAFHHRDIGGMPQATYPMEYMRDAWISQRDKYMNMIPTNHNYGGIPETSSAHQIQMIQAPELPKEEKPVEEAPVIEKENGTRKKRQSSKVPKSPKAKKPKRGPRAPKDESAPAVQRARIPKKTTEIVINGIDMDISSIPIPVCSCTGAPQQCYKWGSGGWQSACCTTGMSVYPLPMSTKRRGARIAGRKMSIGAFKKVLEKLAAEGYNFSNPIDLRTYWAKHGTNKFVTIR